AGAATATTTATGATTTACCTGGAGTGCTGTCAAGAAAAAAGCAGCTTTTGCCTGAAGTTTTGAGAGTTTTAGAATTGTTAAAAAATTAATTATTTTTATATATTGTTAAAATAAAGTATAATTTTCATTAAAAAATATTGACAACGTTTTAGGCAGTGTATAAGATTTTCCACAAAAATACAATGGAGGTCTGCTTTGAAGATCATTAGATGGTATGTTAATTTAGTAGATAGCCTTAATGAAAAAGTTGGCTATTTGGCTGCCTGGCTTTCAACCGCATTGGTTCTTGTTGTGTGTTATGATGTTTTTACAAGATATGCGTTGAATAGCAGTAAAGTGGCTGTTCAGGAGATGGAGTGGCATATTTTTTCAGTAATGTTTTTAATAGGTGCTGCTTACACTTTAAAAAAAGACAAACATGTAAGAGTAGATGTTTTTTATATGAAAATGCCGGAGAAAATAAGGGCTTGGATAGATTTTCTTGGTAATTTAATTTTTTTAATTCCTTATTCAATGCTTGTAATATATACTTCAA
The Deferrivibrio essentukiensis DNA segment above includes these coding regions:
- a CDS encoding TRAP transporter small permease subunit, producing the protein MKIIRWYVNLVDSLNEKVGYLAAWLSTALVLVVCYDVFTRYALNSSKVAVQEMEWHIFSVMFLIGAAYTLKKDKHVRVDVFYMKMPEKIRAWIDFLGNLIFLIPYSMLVIYTSINFVKFSWMSREGSPDPGGLPGRYVLKAFVTVGF